In Prunus dulcis chromosome 1, ALMONDv2, whole genome shotgun sequence, the following are encoded in one genomic region:
- the LOC117614170 gene encoding COP9 signalosome complex subunit 5b-like has protein sequence MDAQIAQQTWELENNIIPMDTPPSVAKSKADPSADAIFYYDEAAQAKFQQEKPWTNDPHYFKRVKISALALLKMVVHARSGGTIEVMGLMQGKTDGDAIIVMDAFALPVEGTETRVNAQADAYEYMVDYSQTNKQAGRLENVVGWYHSHPGYGCWLSGIDVSTQMLNQQFQEPFLAVVIDPTRTVSAGKVDIGAFRTYPEGYKPPDDPVSEYQTIPLNKIEDFGVHCKQYYSLDITYFKSSLDCHLLDLLWNKYWVNTLSSSPLLGNGDYVAGQISDLAEKLEQAENHLSHSRFGPLITPPQRKKEEESQLAKITRDSAKITVEQVHGLMSQVIKDILFNSVRQSNKSLTQPSLTEPSDPEPMVES, from the exons ATGGACGCGCAAATAGCCCAGCAGACATGGGAGCTAGAGAACAACATAATCCCCATGGACACGCCTCCGAGCGTGGCGAAGTCGAAGGCGGACCCGTCGGCCGACGCCATATTCTACTACGACGAGGCGGCGCAGGCCAAGTTCCAGCAAGAGAAGCCCTGGACCAACGACCCCCACTACTTCAAGCGCGTCAAGATCTCCGCCCTCGCGCTCTTGAAGATGGTCGTACACGCCCGTTCCGGTGGGACCATCGAGGTCATGGGCCTCATGCAGGGCAAGACGGACGGGGACGCCATTATCGTCATGGACGCTTTTGCTTTGCCTGTTGAAGGGACTGAGACTAGGGTTAATGCTCAGGCCGATGCCTATGAGTACATGGTGGACTATTCCCAGACCAACAAGCAG GCGGGGCGGTTGGAGAATGTGGTTGGGTGGTACCATTCTCATCCTGGTTATGGATGCTGGCTTTCGGGTATTGATGTTTCCACACAGATGCTAAACCAGCAATTTCAGGAGCCCTTTTTGGCTGTTGTTATTGATCCAACTCGGACAGTGTCAGCTGGAAAGGTTGACATCGGTGCATTCAGGACATACCCAGAAGGATATAAGCCTCCAGATGACCCTGTGTCCGAGTATCAGACCATTCCTCTGAACAAAATTGAGGACTTTGGTGTGCACTGTAAACag tattATTCTCTGGATATCACTTATTTCAAGTCTTCTCTTGACTGCCACCTCTTGGATCTTCTTTGGAACAAGTATTGGGTGAATACTCTTTCTTCCTCACCTTTATTGGGCAATGGAGATTATGTTGCTGGACAAATTTCTGATCTAG CTGAAAAACTGGAGCAAGCAGAAAATCATTTGTCTCATTCTCGCTTTGGGCCATTAATAACTCCCCCACAAAGAAAGAAGGAG GAAGAATCACAACTTGCCAAAATTACTCGTGACAGTGCAAAGATAACTGTCGAGCAGGTGCACGGTCTGATGTCACAG GTTATCAAGGACATTCTTTTCAATTCTGTACGTCAATCCAACAAATCTCTCACACAGCCATCTCTCACGGAACCATCTGACCCCGAACCGATGGTTGAAAGTTGA